The DNA region CGATCCGCTTTCGCGACATCCAGGCGCAGCCGCGCAAGATCATCTCCAGCCCGACCTGGTCGGGCCTGGAAGACGAGCACGTCAGCTACAACGCCGGCTACACCAACGTTCACGAGTACATCCCGTGGCGCACCCTCACCGGGCGCCAGCAGTTCTACCAGGATCACCCGTGGATGCAGGCCTTCGGCGAGCAGTTGATGAGCTACCGGCCGCCGATCAACACCCGCACCATCGATTACGTGAAGGGCAAGCGCCCCAACGGCAACCCGGAGATCGTCCTCAACTGGATCACCCCGCACCAGAAATGGGGCATCCACAGCACCTACACCGACAACCTGATCATGCTCACCCTGAGCCGTGGCGGGCCGATCGTGTGGATGTCCGAGGTCGACGCGAAGAAGGCCGGCATCGAGGACAACGACTGGATCGAGTGCTTCAACGCCAACGGTGCGCTGGTCGCCCGTGCGGTGGTCAGTCAGCGCGTCAAGGAGGGCATGGTGATGATGTACCACGCCCAGGAACGCATCGTGAACACGCCGGGTAGCGAGACCACCAAGACCCGCGGCGGCCACCACAACTCGGTGACCCGCGTGGTGCTCAAGCCTACCCACATGATCGGCGGCTACGCGCAGCTGGCTTACGGCTTCAACTACTACGGCACCGTGGGTTGCAACCGCGACGAGTTCGTCGTGGTGCGCAAGATGGACAAGGTGGATTGGCTCGATGGCACCGATGTCGGCGGCCTGGGCGGCGACGCCCTGCCACAACCCCTGCCACAAGACCTTTGAGGATTGCTGCCATGAAGATTCGTTCACCAATGGCGATAACGCAGGGTGCCTGCACCCTGCCATCTCACACGGTTCAGGTTGGGGTTCAGGTTGAGGAGTCGACACAATGAAAATTCGTTCACAAGTGGGCATGGTGTTGAACCTGGACAAGTGCATCGGTTGCCACACCTGTTCGATCACCTGCAAAAACGTCTGGACCAGCCGCGAAGGCATGGAATACGCCTGGTTCAACAACGTCGAAACCAAGCCCGGCATCGGCTACCCGAAGGAGTGGGAAAACCAGGACAAGTGGAAAGGCGGCTGGGTGCGCAACAAAGATGGTTCGATCAACCCGCGCATTGGCGGTAAGTTCCGGGTGCTGGCGAACATCTTCGCCAACCCTGACCTGCCGAGCATCGACGACTACTACGAGCCGTTCGACTTCGACTACCAACACCTGCACACCGCGCCGCTGGGTGAGCACCAGCCGACCGCGCGGCCGCGCTCGGCGATCACCGGCAAGCGCATGCAGAAGATCGAGTGGGGCCCGAACTGGGAGGAAATCCTCGGCACCGAGTTTGCCAAGCGGCGCAAGGACAAGAACTTCGACCAGGTGCAAGCCGACATTTATGGCGAGTTCGAAAACACCTTCATGATGTACCTGCCGCGCCTGTGCGAGCACTGCCTGAACCCGGCGTGCGCGGCCGCCTGCCCGAGCGGGGCGATCTACAAGCGCGAAGAGGACGGCATCGTCCTTATCGACCAGGAAAAATGCCGGGGCTGGCGCATGTGCATCAGCGGCTGCCCGTACAAGAAGATCTACTTCAACTGGAAGAGTGGCAAATCCGAGAAGTGCATCTTCTGTTACCCGCGTATCGAGGCCGGCCTGCCCACCGTCTGCTCGGAAACCTGCGTGGGGCGTATCCGTTACCTCGGCGTGTTGCTGTATGACGCCGACCGCATCGCCGAGGTGGCCAGTACGCCGAACGAGCAGGACCTGTACCAGAAGCAACTGGACATCTTCCTCGATCCCAACGATCCCGAAGTCATCAAGCAGGCGCTCAAGGACGGCGTGCCGATGTCGGTGATCGAGTCTGCGCAGAAGTCGCCGGTGTACAAGCTGACCGTGGACTGGAAGCTGGCGCTGCCGTTGCACCCGGAATACCGCACGCTGCCGATGGTCTGGTACGTGCCGCCGCTGTCGCCGATCCAGAATGCCGCAACCGCCGGTACCGTGGGCATGAACGGGGTGATCCCGGATGTCGACAGCCTGCGCATTCCGCTGCGCTACCTGGCCAACCTGCTCACCGCTGGCGACGAGAAGCCGGTCAAGCTGGCGCTTAAACGCCTGCTGGCGATGCGCGCCTACAAGCGCGCCGAGCAGGTCGATGGCGTGCAGGACCTCCAGGTGCTGCAGGACGTCGGGCTGTCGGTGGCCCAGGTCGAGGACATGTACCGCTACCTGGCCATCGCCAACTACGAGGATCGCTTCGTGATCCCCAGCGCGCACCGCGAAGAGGCCATGAGCGACGCCTTCGCCGAGCGTTCCGGTTGCGGCTTCAGCTTCGGCAGCGGCTGCGGCGGCAGCTCCGACACCAATATGTTCGGGGCGAAGAAGGCCAACCAGCGCGACATCCTGAAAACCGTACAGTTGTGGGAGGACTGAGCATGCAAATCCTCAAGGTGATTTCCCTGCTGCTGGATTACCCGACCGAGCAATTGCTCGGCGGGCGCGAGGAGCTGGACCAGGCCATCGCGGCCAGCCGTGAAATCAGCCCGGAGCAGCGCCATGCGCTGCACGAGCTGCTCGAACTGATCTGCGAAAACGACCTGATGGACGGCCAGGAGCACTACGGTGCGCTGTTCGGTCGCGGCCGCTCGCTGTCGCTGTTGCTGTTCGAACACGTGCACGGCGAGTCGCGTGACCGCGGCCAGGCCATGGTCGACATGCTGGCGCAGTACGAGGAGGCCGGTTTTGCCATCGGCGTCAAGGAGCTGCCCGACTACATCCCGCTGTACCTGGAGTACCTCTCCACCCGTGACGACCTAGAGGCCCGCGAGGGCCTGGCCGATGTCGCGCATTTGCTGGCGTTGCTGGCCACGCGCCTGGATGAGCGCGAAAGCGCCTATGCCGGCTGCTTCCGCGCCTTGTTGCAGATCGCCGGGGTGCAGCCGCAGCAGGCCATGGACGAGGTGCGCGAGCAGGTCGCCTTGGAGGTGCGCGACGACTCGCTGGAAGCGCTGGACAAGATCTGGGAGGAGGAGGCCGTGGACTTTATGCAGGCCGAGCAGCAGGACCGCTGTCCGAGCATGGCCAGCGGGCCGGGCAAGGCCCGCGAAGAGTCGGCGATTCCGCTGCATTGGGTGGATTTCAAACAGGATGGGTTGGCCGCTGAACCGACCCTGGAGACACGTCATGTCTAAGTTGAACTTGTTGATGTTCGGGGTTTATCCCTATATCGCACTGGCCATCTGCATCGTCGGCAGCTGGGCGCGTTTCGACCTCTCGCAGTACAGCTGGAAAGCTGGCTCCAGCCAGATTTTCAACCGCACGGCGGGGGAGCAGCGCTACATGCGCATCGCCAGCAACCTGTTCCACGTTGGCGTGCTGTTCGTGCTGGCCGGTCACTTTGTCGGCCTGCTGACGCCTGAGTCGATCTACCACCAGGTGATCAGCACGCAGAAGAAGCAACTGCTGGCGATGGTCTCCGGTGGCTTCTTCGGCACCCTGTGCCTGATCGGCCTGCTGATGCTGGTCAAGCGTCGCCTCGGTGATGACCGCGTGCGGGCCTCGTCCAGCGCCTCGGACATCCTGATCCTGCTGGTGCTGCTGGCACAGCTGGTGCTCGGCCTGCTGACCATCGTCGCTTCCGCCGACCATCTCGACGGCTCGGTGATGGTACTGCTAGGCACCTGGGCGCAGAGCGTGGTCACCCTGCAGCCGGTGCAAGCCGCGCAAGCGATTGCCTCGGTGGGCCTGGTGTACAAGCTGCACGTGTTCCTCGGCATGACCCTGTTCGTGTTGTTCCCCTTCACCCGCCTGGTGCACATCGTCAGTGCGCCGGTGTGGTACCTGGGACGGCGCTATCAGATCGTCCGTCAGAAGGCCTGAGGCTCGACCGCGAGGGGCAGCCCGTCCCTCGCTTCGCCAAATCAATCGAGGAAATCATCATGGGTTGTGGATGCGGTGGTAACGGAACGGGTGGCGGCTGCGCAGGCAGCCAGCCGGTGGTAGAAGTGCCGGCCAATGCGCCGGCGGTGCAGGAAGTGGTGCCCGAGTCGCGGCCCAGCGCCGACGAGCCGGAAACCGAGGAGGACGACTCAGGCCCCGAGCTGATCGCCAGCAGCGAGCAGGAATGGCCGCGGATCAAGGTCAACGGCATGCCCATCGCGCAAGAGGCGATCGCTCAGGAACTGCAATACCATCCGGCAGGCACCCGCCACGAGGCGGTGTTTCTGGCCAGCCAGGCGCTGGTGATCCGCGAGCTGCTGCAACAGCGGGCGGTGGAGCTGGGCCTGCAGGTGCGCGCCGCCAGTGGCGAGAGCGAGGAAGAGGCGCTCACCCGTACCCTGATCGAACTGGAGGTGCCGCTACCGCGCGCCGACGAGGACACCTGCCGGCGCTACTACGAGCGCAATCGTGCGCGCTTTGCCAGCGCGCCCTTGCTGGCGGCACGGCACATCCTGCTGGGTTGCCCGGCCGACGACGTCGAAGAGCGCAGCCGCACCCGCGAGCGCGCCGAGACGCTGATCGCCCAGCTGCGCGAGAATGCCGAACGCTTTGCCGAACTGGCGCTGAGCCATTCGGACTGCCCCTCGAAAGAGCAGGGTGGGGCGCTCGGGCAGATCAGCCAGGGGCAGACGGTGCCCGAATTCGAGCGCCAGCTGCTGCGCCTGCCGCTGGGCCTGGCCGCGCAGCCGCTGGAAAGCCGTTATGGTTTCCACCTGGTGTGGGTCGATCAGCGCATCGAGGGCCAGCAGTTGCCGTTCGAGGTGGTCGAGGGTTCGATTCGCGCCGAGCTGGACCAGCGCGTCTGGCAGGTGGCGGTGGTGCAGTACATCAAGAGCCTGATCGGTGCGGCGGACATCCAGGGCATCGTCCTGGAAGGTGCCGATTCGCCGTTGCTGCAGTGATCGGGTTGCAGTAATCACAGAGCCGGGCGGCAGCTGTTGCCCGGCCAAGCGGGGAGCGCGTGATGGATAGCATTCTGCAGGATGGCTTCGGCCGCAGTATCGATTACCTGCGCATGTCGGTGACCGATCGCTGCGATTTCCGCTGCGTCTACTGCATGGCCGAGGACATGACTTTTCTGCCGCGCCAGCAGGTGCTCGGCCTGGAGGAACTGTACCGCCTGGCGGCGCTGTTCGTGCGCAACGGGGTGAAGAAAATTCGTCTCACCGGCGGCGAGCCGCTGGTGCGCCAGGGCATAGTCGGCCTGTGCGCGCAGATCGCCGCCTTGCCGGGGCTGCGCGAGCTGGTGATGACCAGCAACGGTTCGCAGCTGGTGAAGCTGGCGCAGCCGCTGGCCGACGCCGGGGTCAAGCGCCTCAACATCAGCCTGGACAGCCTCGATGCGCAGCGCTTCCGCGCGATTACCCGCACCGGCGAGCTGGCCCAGGTGCTGGCCGGCATCGACGCGGCGAGTGCCGCCGGCTTTGCCCGGATCAAACTCAATGCCGTGGTGATGCAGGGGCGCAATGCCGACGAGGTGCTCGACCTGGTCGACTATGCGGTCAACCGCGGCCTGGACATCAGCTTTATCGAGGAAATGCCGCTGGGCGAGGTGGGCCGTTCGCGCGGCGAAAGCTACTGCTCCAGCGACTGGGTGCGCGAGCGCATCGGCGAGCGCTACAGCCTGCTCGACAGCGCCGAGCAGAGCGGCGGGCCGGCGCGCTACGTGCGCCTCAAGGATTTCCCCGAGAGCCGCATCGGCTTCATCTCGCCGCACAGCCACAACTTCTGCAGCACCTGCAACCGCGTGCGCCTGACCGTGGAAGGGCGCCTGCTGCTGTGCCTGGGACACGAGAACTCCATCGACCTGCGTGCGCTGCTACGCCGCCATCCGGAAAGCGACGCGCCCTTGCTGCAGGCGATCCACGCCGGCCTGGCCCGCAAGCCGTTGCGTCACGAATTCAGCGTCGATGGCGAAGTGCAGGTGCTGCGCTTTATGAACGCCAGCGGCGGTTGAACCCAGCAACTCTCCCTTTGGCCGCCCAGTGCGGCCTTTTTTGCGGCGCGGCTTGACGTTGTCGAGCCCGGCTGCACAGTGCGATTGTGCACAGGGCTGAGGCATTGGGTGTGTTGTGCGCACCAAGGAGAGGCGGCGCGGGGCCGTTCGCGAAATCAGCCCCTCGGCAGCGCCTGCTCAGCGCCATTTGCCCGCTGCATTGCCTCCTGCCTCCTGCCTCCTTCCTCTTGCAGACGCAAAAGCCGATCGCGATCGGCTTTTGCGCATTCTTGATCATGGTCAATTCGCCATCGCCGCCAAGCCGTAGATTGCACAGCATGTTGTGTTAAATGTGCTGAACAATAACTACATGATGTGTTTGGAGGTGGTAAGTGCTTCCGCG from Pseudomonas cavernicola includes:
- the narI gene encoding respiratory nitrate reductase subunit gamma; this encodes MSKLNLLMFGVYPYIALAICIVGSWARFDLSQYSWKAGSSQIFNRTAGEQRYMRIASNLFHVGVLFVLAGHFVGLLTPESIYHQVISTQKKQLLAMVSGGFFGTLCLIGLLMLVKRRLGDDRVRASSSASDILILLVLLAQLVLGLLTIVASADHLDGSVMVLLGTWAQSVVTLQPVQAAQAIASVGLVYKLHVFLGMTLFVLFPFTRLVHIVSAPVWYLGRRYQIVRQKA
- the narH gene encoding nitrate reductase subunit beta; translated protein: MKIRSQVGMVLNLDKCIGCHTCSITCKNVWTSREGMEYAWFNNVETKPGIGYPKEWENQDKWKGGWVRNKDGSINPRIGGKFRVLANIFANPDLPSIDDYYEPFDFDYQHLHTAPLGEHQPTARPRSAITGKRMQKIEWGPNWEEILGTEFAKRRKDKNFDQVQADIYGEFENTFMMYLPRLCEHCLNPACAAACPSGAIYKREEDGIVLIDQEKCRGWRMCISGCPYKKIYFNWKSGKSEKCIFCYPRIEAGLPTVCSETCVGRIRYLGVLLYDADRIAEVASTPNEQDLYQKQLDIFLDPNDPEVIKQALKDGVPMSVIESAQKSPVYKLTVDWKLALPLHPEYRTLPMVWYVPPLSPIQNAATAGTVGMNGVIPDVDSLRIPLRYLANLLTAGDEKPVKLALKRLLAMRAYKRAEQVDGVQDLQVLQDVGLSVAQVEDMYRYLAIANYEDRFVIPSAHREEAMSDAFAERSGCGFSFGSGCGGSSDTNMFGAKKANQRDILKTVQLWED
- a CDS encoding peptidylprolyl isomerase: MGCGCGGNGTGGGCAGSQPVVEVPANAPAVQEVVPESRPSADEPETEEDDSGPELIASSEQEWPRIKVNGMPIAQEAIAQELQYHPAGTRHEAVFLASQALVIRELLQQRAVELGLQVRAASGESEEEALTRTLIELEVPLPRADEDTCRRYYERNRARFASAPLLAARHILLGCPADDVEERSRTRERAETLIAQLRENAERFAELALSHSDCPSKEQGGALGQISQGQTVPEFERQLLRLPLGLAAQPLESRYGFHLVWVDQRIEGQQLPFEVVEGSIRAELDQRVWQVAVVQYIKSLIGAADIQGIVLEGADSPLLQ
- the narJ gene encoding nitrate reductase molybdenum cofactor assembly chaperone, whose amino-acid sequence is MQILKVISLLLDYPTEQLLGGREELDQAIAASREISPEQRHALHELLELICENDLMDGQEHYGALFGRGRSLSLLLFEHVHGESRDRGQAMVDMLAQYEEAGFAIGVKELPDYIPLYLEYLSTRDDLEAREGLADVAHLLALLATRLDERESAYAGCFRALLQIAGVQPQQAMDEVREQVALEVRDDSLEALDKIWEEEAVDFMQAEQQDRCPSMASGPGKAREESAIPLHWVDFKQDGLAAEPTLETRHV
- the moaA gene encoding GTP 3',8-cyclase MoaA encodes the protein MDSILQDGFGRSIDYLRMSVTDRCDFRCVYCMAEDMTFLPRQQVLGLEELYRLAALFVRNGVKKIRLTGGEPLVRQGIVGLCAQIAALPGLRELVMTSNGSQLVKLAQPLADAGVKRLNISLDSLDAQRFRAITRTGELAQVLAGIDAASAAGFARIKLNAVVMQGRNADEVLDLVDYAVNRGLDISFIEEMPLGEVGRSRGESYCSSDWVRERIGERYSLLDSAEQSGGPARYVRLKDFPESRIGFISPHSHNFCSTCNRVRLTVEGRLLLCLGHENSIDLRALLRRHPESDAPLLQAIHAGLARKPLRHEFSVDGEVQVLRFMNASGG